The window CGCTCCGATGATGTCCGTCAGCAGAAGTTCACCGTTCGGCGCGGGCGTCAGATTCGCAAGATTGTCCCACAGCCAGTCCGTGCGGAAGCAGTAAAACCCGCTGTTCACCTCGCTTATTGCGCGTGTCTCTTTGTCCGCATCTCGCTCCTCGACGATTGCGCGAATGCTGCCGTTATCGTCGCGCACGATGCGCCCCATGCCCTTCGGGTTTGCGACCTGCGATGTGATGAGGGTAACGACCGCGTCACTGTCGATGTGCCGTTGTATCAGAGCGGCAAGGGTCGATGCGCGAATCAGGGGAACATCGCCATAGAGCGCCAGTACATTGTCTGCGCCGCGCATCGCGTCTTGCGCCTGTAGCAGCGCGTGTCCTGTGCCAAGCGGCTCGGACTGCTTGGAAAATCGTGTCGTATTGCCCAGCGCATCGCGGAAAGGTTTATCGTCCGGCGGCACGACAAGCGTGATGTCGTCGATGCCTGCATTCCTGACGGCGCCCATTACGAGCAGCAACATCGGCCTGCCGCAGACTTGATGCAGTGGCTTTGGCGTGCGCGATTTCATGCGCGTGCCCGTCCCCGCGGCTAAGACTACCGCGCCAAAGTTTCTTGAACGCTTGCGTGAATCAGCCAAGTTCTAACTCACATCGATGGGCATATTGATGGGATGAATAAGTCGCTAGTCTGTCGCCTTGCGGCGTGGTGGCGTGGCGAACAGCGAGATTATAGCGGTTACGATGCCGATGCAGCCCGCCGCGATGAAGAACGGCATGTAACTTTCGTCGCTGATGTAGTCGAAGACCAGCCCCGGAATCATCACGCCGACCGCCTGGCCGAATGTGGTGAACGGCTCCGTTATGCCACGAATCGTGCCAAGCGAGCGCCTGCCGTAATAATCCGCGTAGGCGACCGGTGGCACGGTAAGCATGCCGCCCAACCCGAAGCCGAACAGCGCGGAGTACGCCAGGGCTTCGACCGCCGTGTTCGTCGTGGTAAACAGGAATGACGCCGCCGACATCACTAGCGCGACTGCCATCATCACGAACCGTACCGGCGCCTTCTCCACAATCCAGCCCCAAACACCACTTCCCACGCCGAGGAAAATCGCGTTGAAGCTGATGCCAAAGCCGGCGGTTACCGTGCCAAGCCCCTGATCTTGGAAGAACGCTGCGCTGTGCGTGTTCGTGCCCGCTTGCATCAAGAACAGCAAGCCCGTCGCGAACGCGAACAGCCACAGCGTTGCCGTGCGCCGCGCCTCTGCGGAAGTCCAATCCGGCTCTTCCGAGGCGTCAACCTGCGGCGCGCCTTCTGTGTTGTCGTTCGCAGGTTCCTCTTCGTCGCCGTCGGGACGCAATCCCAACGACTCCGGGCTATCGGAGATTAGCAGCGCAACGGGCAGAAGCGCGACTACGAACACTAAGACGCTGAGCACAAACCATGCATCCCGCCAACCGCTCTGCGCGATGACGAACGACGCAATCAGCGGGAACAGCGTCATGCCGACCGAGTGTGTTATGTTCAGGATGCCGTTCGTCCTGCCGCGCAGCCGGATGAACCAGCGCGACACCACAACGGCGGCGCCAATCTGTACGGGGCTGGAAAATATGACGCGGCCGGTGCCGTAGCCGATGTAGAATAGCCAAGGTATAGTAAAGCCGAGCAGCGTCAGCGTTATATCCGACCAGCGCAGCAGCATCGTCGATATGCACAGCACGATGACGCTCGTGGTGAGCACCGCACGCGCGCCGTATCGGTCTATCAGCCAGCCAACGAGGGGAGATGCAAATGTCGCAGCGAGTCCGCCTGCCGCCGCCGCGCCGGAAATCAGCGTGCGACTCCAGCCGAGTTCCTCAGACAGCGGATAGACGAATACGGCGATTGTGAGGCTCGCTGCGGCGTTGCGCACGAATATCGCGCTGCCGGCGGCGGCGAGAATCACCCAGCCGTAGTAAAAGGGAGTGCGGTTTGCCAGTCGCTGCTGCATACGCCGCCTGTAGCATCGGAGGTCTATCTGAACGATGGGATGCTACCACTTTGCGAATGCAAGCGTCAATGTTACCTTAATCGAGAAGGCCTTATTCAGGAAGGCCCGAGTCGGGAAGAATTGAAAGGGCAGGGTGAATGATGGACAGAGAAACTATAGAGACGCTGATTACCGACATACTGGGCTGCGAAGGGATGCTGTTGGTGATAGACTCCGGAGGCGCGGTGAGCGAGATGCACGCGCCGCCGACAATTACTGCTGAATTTGCGGGCAGGTGGGCGAACATCGAAGCAGGCGAATGGCACATCCATCTCGACATGGACAGCATCGCCGGCGCGCAGTTCGTGGAAAATTCCAACCACGGGCACGAATCTATGATGGCGAAGTTGTACTACCTGCGTTTCTCGGACGCGGACGAATCCACTCTGCTGCGATTCTACTTCCCCAACCCATGGTTGGACGAAGACGAGCGCCCGACCGAATTCCAGCCCGAGCGCCTGCGCGTGTTCGAAGACTTCCGAAGCCGCTACACCGGCAAAGATGGTATAGTCTTCGTCCAACGCACCGCCGACGGCGACATATATCACAATGATTAGACGTGGCAGACGGAGAAATCACTCACAGTCGGTTGGCTTAACGGACGACTAGGACTAACACCCAATAGGTACGGACAATGAACGGCGAAATCAGCGGCAACGAACACACCTCCAGCCCTCTAAACGGCATACGCATACTCGACCTAACGCAGGTGCAAGCCGGTCCGTCGTGCACACAGCTGCTCGCGTGGCTTGGCGCGGATGTGATAAAGGTCGAACAGCCGGGCGTCGGCGACCGCACGCGCCGCGAGAGGGCGACTGCTCCCGATATTGACAGCTTCTACTACTTGGTGTTCAACGCGAACAAGCGCAGCCTCACGCTGAACCTGAAGTCTGACGAAGGCTGCGACATATTCAAGCGGTTGGTGGGCATGTCCGATGTCGTCGTAGAAAACTACGGACCCGGTCGAATGGAGCAATTCGGCTTGGACTATGACACGCTGCGACAGGCGAATCCTCGCATTGTCTATGCCACGATCAAGGGCTTCGGGACATACGGACCGTTCGCGCACATCAAGAGCTTCGAGCACATTGCGCAAGCGATGGGCGGCGCGATGAGTGCAAACGGCGATACCGGCGGCGAGCCGATATTCGTCGCGCCGGGTGTGGGCGATTCCGGCACCGGGCTGCACTGCGCCATCGGCATACTCGCCGCACTGCGACAGCGAGACAACAGCGGCGAAAGTCAGCGCGTAGAGGTGTCCATGCAAGACGCGGTGGTCAACCTGATGCGCATTCGTATGCTAGACACGCTCGCGGATGGCAATCCGCTCGTGCGTAGCGGCAACCGTATCTGGGGCGCGCCGTCGATGATATTTCCCTGCCATCCGGAAGGACCGGACGACTACATCGCGCTAGTATTGAGCGGCGATTCGTGGGACACGATTCTCGCCGTCGCCGGACGCGCCGAGCTAATCGGCGATGAACGCTACACCACCGACGCCGCGCGCCGAAAGCATGCTGCCGAAGTCGAGCAGATAATATCAGGCTGGACACGCACGATAACGAAGCGCGAAGCTATGGACATCCTCGTGCCGCTTGGCGTGGCGTGCGGTATGGTGCAAGACACGCGCGAAGTGCTGAACGACAAGCATCTGCAAGTGCGCGAGATGGTGCTGCAAATGCAAGACGCCCAGCGCGGTGAATACACAGCGTTAGGCAACCCAATCAAGCTCGCATCCAACAACACTGCCATCAACCCGCCGCCACTTCTGGGCGAACACTCCGCCGAGCTGCTGAACTCGCTGCTGGGCATTGAAGATACTGAACTGGCAGGATTACGCGATAGAGGTGTGGTGTAATGGTGAAAGTGGGCTTTGTATGTGAGCCCCCCATCCTGGCCTTCCTCTAAAGATTGAAATCGCAGACCTTTCTTCCAATTCCGATAAAGGGCTTATTCAACAACCGTCCCGCCCAAGATCTTTCTGTTGTCACTCAGAACGAAGTGAAGAGTCTAAAATCGCTGTGTAAAGAAAAGGCAGTCCATAGACAGCGATTTTAGATTTCTCGCTTCCCGCGAAATGACATGGCAGAGCAACGCAATAACCGAAAGCCCCTGCGTCCCGCCCGCCTTTACTTGTCAGGGGATTAGTGCAAGTGCTACTATTGGGCAATGCATGTCGCGTCTGCGCGGCTGTTAAGGTTCGCTCTCATTTAAGGAGTTGTGCACGAATTGGGAAGCATTAATGTCGCTATTATCGGCGTGGGTAACTGCGCCTCCTCGCTGGTGCAGGGCGTCTCCAAGTACGCTGGTGCATCCAATAACGAAGAGATTCCGGGGCTGATGCATCCGGTGCTCGGTGAATATGGCGTGGGGGACATTAACTTTGTCGCCGCGTTTGATGTGGACTCGAGCAAGGTCGGGCTGGACCTGTCCGAGGCTATATTCGCCAAGCCCAACAACACCGTCAAGTTCCAGGATGTGGAGCATACCGGCATCACCGTGCAGCGCGGTATGACGCACGACGGCGTTGGCAAGTATATGTCGGACATCATCCGCAAGGCGCCGGCGCCGACGGATGACATCGCGGGCATTTTGAAGGAGCGCGAGGTCGATGTGGTCATCAACTACCTGCCCGTCGGCTCCGAGCAGGCAACGAAGTGGTATGTGGAACAGGTGCTCGCGGCTGGCTGCGGCTTCATCAACTGCATCCCTGTGTTCATTGCCGCCGGCGAGGGCGACTACTGGCAGCGCAGATTCCGCGAGGCCGGCGCGCCGCTAATCGGCGACGACATCAAGTCGCAGGTAGGCGCGACCATCATTCACCGCGTTCTTGCGCGGCTCTTTATGGACAGAGGCGTTCAGCTCGACAACACATACCAGCTAAACTTCGGCGGCAACTCCGACTTCTTCAACATGCTCGAACGCGAGCGGCTGTACAGCAAGAAGGTCTCCAAGACCAACGCGGTTACCTCGCAGGTTGACTATGACCTGCCGGACGACAATGTGCATGTGGGTCCCAGCGACTATGTTCCGTGGCTCAGCGACCGTAAGTGGGCGTACATCCGACTGGAAGGCACCAGCTTCGGAGATGTGCCGCTGAATGTCGAATTGAAGCTCGAAGTGCACGACAGCCCGAACTCCGCCGGTGTCGTGATAGATGCGATTCGCTGCGCCAAGATTGCTAAGGACAGGGGACTCGGCGGTCCGATACTGGCGCCATCGTCGTATTTCATGAAGTCGCCGCCGGTGCAGTACACCGATGACGAAGCGCGCCAAATGCTTGAAGACTTCATCGTCGGCAAAGACGACAGCTAGCGAGATGATTTTCCATCAATTGGGTATAGGTAGCAACAGGTAAAATTACAGTTCCTCTTGCCCTTCCCCTTGATGGGGAAAGGTCAGGATGGGGTGAAGACACAACGCGAACGAAGGGAAGGGCTTTGCGGCAAATGGAAGCTCATCGCAAAATAGCGCTTGTGTCGCCTTACGACCATGCCTTTCACGGCGGTGTCGCCGACCACATCAACAGCCTTGCCGCGCAATTCCGCGAGTGGGGGCATACGGTCAAGATTGTCGCTCCGTGCAAATCCCCTGATGCGATCGACGACGACGACTTCATCCCGATGGGCAGGGCGGTTCCTATTCCGAGTGGTGGGTCTATCGCGCGCGTGTCGTTCTCCGTCTGGCTTAAGCCGCAGATAAAGCAGATGCTCGAACGCGAGGCGTTCGATGTTGTGCACTTCCACGAGCCGTTCGCCGGTCTAATCAGCAAAGACATGCTCAGCCTGATAGACCCGGCGGAATCCACGGCAGTCGGCACATTCCACACATACGAAGGCACGCATCTGTACAAGATTGGCGCGAAGCATCTCGCAATGCCGTATTTTCGTATGCTGCAAGGACGCATCGCAGTGTCGCGCCCGGCGTACGACTTCATCAGCCGCCACTTCCCCGGCGACTACGACATCATCCCCAACGGCATTCAGGTAGACGACTTCGCGGACGCGCAGCCGTTCGATCACCTGAAAAACGACGGCATGCTGAACCTGCTGTTCCTCGGCCGGCTGGAAAAGCGCAAGGGCCTGAAGTACCTACTCGGCGCGTACAGCAAGCTCAAGTGGGACTGGCCCAACCTGCGGCTATTGGTCGTGGGCGGCGGCAAACCAGACGCCGATTCGTTGCGGATTATCAGCGAACGCAACCTCAAAGACGTGGTGTTTCTTGGGCGCGTGTCGGACGAGGACAAGTTCCGCTATTACAAGACCGCCGACATCTACTGCGCGCCTGCGACGGGCAGGGAGAGCTTCGGCATAGTGCTGCTCGAAGCGATGGCGGCGGGCGCACCGATAGTCGCAAGCGGCATCGAGGGTTATTCGAGCGTCATCAAGCACGGCAGCGAAGGGCTGCTCGTTCCGCCCAAGGACGAAGGCGCGCTGGCTAACGCGATTGCATCGCTGCTGCAATACCCTGAACTGCGGCGCAAGCTTTCCACGGCCGGCACAATGAATGTGCAGGACTATCGCTGGGAGCGTGTGGCGCGGCGCGTGATGGACTGCTACGACGCATCCCGCGAGGCATGGCTGGAATCCGAGTCGCGGTGTGCCGTAGGTATGCGCGGGTAAGCGGATTGCGGATAAGCAGACGGGAGATAGGCAAGCGAATGAACAGAGCCGCGGCGCGTGAGATGCTATCGACTTACTTAGAACGCCCGGTAACGGGTGTGCTCGCCAAGATGGGCGTATCCCCGAACATGGTTACCTTCGCAGGGCTGCTTGGAGCCGGCGTGAGCGCGTGGCTGATAAGCGAAGGGATGCTGTGGGCAGGCGGCGTGGTAATGCTGCTCGCCGGAGTGCTAGACCTGTTCGACGGCTCACTAGCTCGAAGCACGGGCAAAGAATCGCCGTTCGGCGCGCTGCTAGACTCCGTGGTTGACCGCGTATCCGAGATTGTTGTACTGCTGGGCTTGCTAATCCACTACGCCCGCAACGACTCGTTAGAAGGCACGGTGCTGGTGTATCTAGCAGTAGGTGGCTCGGTGATGGTCAGCTACCTGCGCGCGCGTTCCGAAGGTCTGGGCATAGACTGCAAAGTCGGTATAATGACCCGCCCCGAACGTGTAGCGGCACTAGGCGCAGGCATGATAATCTCGCACTGGTTCCCCGCCGTGATGCTAGTAGTGCTAGGCATAATCGCCGCCCTGACCACGCTGACAACGGCGCAGCGCCTAATCCACACCGGTCGCTCGCTGAGCGCAGGGGATTAGACTCAGACGGCGCTAATCGCTCTCTGAATGCTAAATGGCGTAAGTAGGTTGATAGGCGTGAGAACGGACCTCCGTCGCAGACCTACCGCCAGCGCGTATTCCTCGCAAACGATATCGGCCGCATTTCGCCGGAGACTCTTGTCAGCGTTGCGCCATAGAGGAATATCATTCCGCCGACATAGGTCCACATCAGCAGCACAACGAATGACGCGATGGGCCCATAGACCACATTGCGCTGCGTTGCCACGCCTGTGAACCAGAAGAACATGTGCTTGCCTATCTCGAAAATCACTATCGCTACCAGCGCGCCGAATGTCGCGTCTCGCCACGACACGGTTGCGTTCGGAAGATGGTGATACACGACCGTGAAGATGAATGCGTTCAGCAGCACAGGAATGAGCGTGGACAGCACGCTCAGGATTATCGCTATCAAGTTCGTGATACTCCAAGGCGTTACCGACAAGGCCAGGCTGATGTTGATGGCGGTGTGGAAGAACGCCGTCAGGAATATGGACAGCAGGAAGAGCAGCCCAAGCACCGTTGCGACGGCCATTTCGATGAATGTAGATTCCAGTACATTCTGGTTTTCGATGCCGAATATCCTGTTCACCGAGCGGTGCGCCGCCCGGAACATTCCGTTCGCGCCGACCATTATGCCGATGACCGCGATTATACCGAACGCTACGGAGCCGGTGAGCAGGTTCGTCAGCGCGAACTGTATGACCTCTTCGATAATCTCGGATGATGCGGGGAAGTAGTGAATCGCGGTGGTCTCAATCCAGACGCGGATGACTTCCGGGTTGATGAGCAACGCCGCGCCGACTATCAGCAGGGCGATGAGCGGGAACATTGCCAGGATGGTGAAGAACGACAGCGACGCCGCGAGGTCAGTTCCGCCCGCCCTATACAGAATTGGCACGGACTTCATCATCGCCTTGATTCGCCATGCGCCTTCGGTCGGCGTCAGTTCGCTGGCGAGCAGCGTTTCGATGTGCGGCATGCGGCGCTGAACGCGCGGCGGCAGATCGACGTTTGGGTTGGTCGCCGTGCGTATGACGGCTTCGCGCACTTTCTCGCCGCAAGGTCTGCTTATGCGATATGCGGCGTCCACGCCTCCGGTCGCCGCCGCGATGACCACCTCGTCGCCGATGTCAAGGTTACGGCATGCCTCAATGAACACGGCGTCCACAGAGTTCGATGCCACTTGGGCAATCTTCGGAATATCCGGATCGGCGCCGGCTGCGCGCGCGATGAGCAAGCTGGTAGCGTCTCGCGTGGCGGTCACGACGTCACCATCCGTCGCCGCAACGCCCGATATGACGCCGCGGATGGTCGAACGTGTCGCCGCGCCGACCTCGCTGCCTGCTTCTGCAAAACCTTCGACCGCGCCTTCGACTGCGGCGGTTATCGCCTCCGCATCGTTGAATCCGACCGAGTCCGCGCCGACGATAGCGCCCGCCACGACATCCCTGCCGGCGTCCGCCACTGCTGACTCCGCGCCATTCTCACGGCTGCCGCTGATGCCGCCCGCCACGATGTCGCGCATGGCGGGTCCGGTAACGGTCATGACCTGTCCGGCGCCTTCGACCACGCCCACGACGGCATCGCGGACGAACGCGCGAGTTTCGCCGCCCATAGCGCCGAGCGCCTGCATCGCGCCCTCGACAGCATCACGCGTGCCTGCACTCGCCCTACGCCCGACATTGCGCGTCCCGTTGACCGCCATTATGGCTGCAAAGCGCATCACCGACCGCGTGGTCTCACGCCGGCGCGCGCTGCCGTTCCGGCTCAGCGGCTCCTGCGCGCGGTCAACCACGCGTTCTATGGGCTGTTCGGTGTTCAATTCGTTGCCCGTCCGTTTATGTCAGCCATATGAGTCGTGCCTGCAGCAGCAGCCCGAAATGCAGTCCTTCTTCCAGTCAATGCGCAGCATCAAGCGCGCGCATACCCTCATATCAAAGAATGTATCCGTGCGGCTAGCGTTATCATACCAGATTTATGCCAACTTAAACCCAAATTTGCATGCCTTACATTTCCCAATTTGCAGCACGCCAAATAATGCAAGCGCACCTTATACGTATGATGCGTCCAAGCTGTCGCCCGTTGCGAAGCAGCATCACTTGCGAATCCAAGAGCCCCTTCCCCAATCAAGGGGCTGACAGAGGTATGTATCCGGGTATCCCAGGGATCAGGATGGCAGATTATCTTCAAGCAGGGCGCTGGCTGTGGACAGTATTCGGGAAACAACCATGTCCGTTTTCGGATCCTGCCATTGCGCAGCAGGCGGCGTAACTGGGAAGGTCTAATGTGTGGCAGAAAGCACTCTATCATCCGCATTATCTGGTAACATTTGGTCGGGAGGAGCATGGCTTCTGGCTACCTTTTTATGTGCTAACAAAGTGATGCCACAATGCCATGCGTTATCCAAGTTCTAACAATTGTTTTGTACTTTAAGACGATTTCACATATCCAATTTATACCTGTCATTTTGAGCGAAGTGAGAAATCTAAAAATCGAAAACAGGTTTGCATGCAACGATCCCTGCCTTCGCAGGGACATGCTTCAGATTCCTCACTGCGTTCGGAATAACCACAACATTAGTGTCTTGTGAAATTGTCTCTTGTACTTTACATACCCCTGTCATCCCTTGACGGGGTAAGGTTAGGACGGGGCGCCGCCATCCCGCCATTCATTTTGTATTCACCATCATCGAAAGTCAGTTAGAATATGATGGAGCCGCCACAGTAGCGCGCAAAGCCAAGTTGGAGACTGAATCGACAATCAAATGCTGAAATTCTTCCGCCGATCAACGCAAGAGACCAAGACAAAGACCGCGCAAGCCGTCAAGCGATCCCGGCAGACATTCTTCGGGCAGATGACCGGGCTGTTCCGGCGCGGGCAGATTGACGACAGCCTTTGGGACGAACTCGAAGAGCTGCTCATCTCCGCCGATTTGGGCGTGGCGACGACTTTCAAGGTTATCGAACGACTGCGCGACCAGGTTCGAGATCGCCGCATCTCCGACCCGCAGGACGCGCTCGTGCTGCTTCGCGAAGAGTTGCTGTATCTCGTAGATTTCGATGATACCGACCAAGCACTCGAAGTTGAAGAAAAGCCGCTCGTCATCCTTATGGTCGGCGTCAACGGCGTGGGCAAGACGACCAGTATCGCCAAGCTGACCAAGCTCTACCAGGACGAAGGCAAGAGCGTGCTCATCGGCGCAGCGGACACATTCCGCGCCGCCGCCATCGACCAGATTCAGGTTTGGGGTACGCGCCTCGATGTCGATGTCGTCGCGCACCAGCAGGGCGCAGACCCGGGCGCCGTCGCGTTCGACACGCTGCAAGCAGCCCGCGCTCGCGATGTGGATGTGGTCATCATCGACACCGCCGGTCGCTTGCACACCAAATTCAACCTGATGGAAGAGCTGAAAAAGATGCAGCGCGTGCTGTCGAGGCAAGGCGCGGATTCGCAGCGGGTATTGCTTACCATCGACGCCACCACCGGGCAGAACGGCTTGATACAGGCGCGCGCCTTCACGGATGCGGTCGATTGCGAGGGGGTGCTGCTCGCCAAGGTGGACAGCTCGTCCAAGGGCGGCGTAGTCTTCGCCATCGGCGACGAACTAGACTTGCCTGTGCTCTTCATCGGCACCGGCGAGCAGCCCGACGACCTAGCCCCCTTCGACTCGGAATCATTCGTGGAGAGTTTGTTCGCGGACGACTGACGGGATCTAACAGGATATACAATGTTTTTTGACACTGCCATTGCGTAGCATTATTATCGTGCAGTGAGCAGATTCAGAAACAGAGACACCGAACGGCTTTTCAACGGTGAGCTCAGTCGACGCTTGCCGCCTGACATCCAGAAACGGGCGCGAATAAGGGTTCAGCGGGTAGCTGCGGTGCGAAGCTTAGTATCTCTTGCCAACCCGCGCTCCAACAGACTTGAAGCCTTGCAGGAAATCGTAGAGGCCAGTACAGCATACGAATCATCGACCAATGGCGCGTATACTTTCGGTGGACACAATCCGGCGCCACAGAAATTGAAGTAACAGACTACCACTAGGGAGAATTACAAATGTGCGACATTAAGTTCATTCACCCCGGTGATCATCTGGAAGAGTTCCTTGAAGACCTGAACATCACCCAGTCCCAGTTCGCCTGTGTCCTAGGCGTCACGCCATATCGCGTCAGCCAAATCATGAACCGCCACGCCCCAATCACAGCGGACATCGCGCTGCGAATTGCGAAGGCGTTCAGCACGGACGCCGAAATGTGGCTGAACCTCCAGCAAATGTACGACCTGGAAGTCGCGCGCGCAACCGTTGACGTCAGCAACATCGAGCCACTGTACGAGCCGCTGCCCGACAACTGGACGCCGCCGCTCGAACCTGAAAGACCGGAACATGCCGAACAATGCCAAGAACTGGCAAGCACGGCCGCGACAAGAACCTAGCGCCATATCGACACACCGAACCCGCACACTGATAAACTTACCGACTGAAACACTAAAATAGGAGGCACACCCATGACCGCTACAGCCACTATCCGAGACCGGTATGGACTCGAACTGACCACGACATCGCCTGCCGCTGCAGAGCACTATGTCGAAGGCGTTGACCTGCTGCTGGAGCAGTGCTACGGGCCGGAGCAGCGCTTTCAGCAGGCTGTCGAGACGGACGAAGGCTTTGCGCTCGCACACGCCGCGCTCGCCATGACGCAGCTGTTTAAGGGCGCCGCCGCAGACGCCAAGACAAGCGTCGCCGAGGCGAAGCGCCTAGTCAAAGGCGCGACCCGCCGCGAGCAGCAGCATGTGGAAGCGATGTCGCTTTTCATCAACGGGCACGGC of the Chloroflexota bacterium genome contains:
- a CDS encoding MFS transporter, giving the protein MQQRLANRTPFYYGWVILAAAGSAIFVRNAAASLTIAVFVYPLSEELGWSRTLISGAAAAGGLAATFASPLVGWLIDRYGARAVLTTSVIVLCISTMLLRWSDITLTLLGFTIPWLFYIGYGTGRVIFSSPVQIGAAVVVSRWFIRLRGRTNGILNITHSVGMTLFPLIASFVIAQSGWRDAWFVLSVLVFVVALLPVALLISDSPESLGLRPDGDEEEPANDNTEGAPQVDASEEPDWTSAEARRTATLWLFAFATGLLFLMQAGTNTHSAAFFQDQGLGTVTAGFGISFNAIFLGVGSGVWGWIVEKAPVRFVMMAVALVMSAASFLFTTTNTAVEALAYSALFGFGLGGMLTVPPVAYADYYGRRSLGTIRGITEPFTTFGQAVGVMIPGLVFDYISDESYMPFFIAAGCIGIVTAIISLFATPPRRKATD
- a CDS encoding inositol-3-phosphate synthase, whose translation is MGSINVAIIGVGNCASSLVQGVSKYAGASNNEEIPGLMHPVLGEYGVGDINFVAAFDVDSSKVGLDLSEAIFAKPNNTVKFQDVEHTGITVQRGMTHDGVGKYMSDIIRKAPAPTDDIAGILKEREVDVVINYLPVGSEQATKWYVEQVLAAGCGFINCIPVFIAAGEGDYWQRRFREAGAPLIGDDIKSQVGATIIHRVLARLFMDRGVQLDNTYQLNFGGNSDFFNMLERERLYSKKVSKTNAVTSQVDYDLPDDNVHVGPSDYVPWLSDRKWAYIRLEGTSFGDVPLNVELKLEVHDSPNSAGVVIDAIRCAKIAKDRGLGGPILAPSSYFMKSPPVQYTDDEARQMLEDFIVGKDDS
- a CDS encoding CDP-alcohol phosphatidyltransferase family protein; the protein is MAGIRVAVCRRYARVSGLRISRREIGKRMNRAAAREMLSTYLERPVTGVLAKMGVSPNMVTFAGLLGAGVSAWLISEGMLWAGGVVMLLAGVLDLFDGSLARSTGKESPFGALLDSVVDRVSEIVVLLGLLIHYARNDSLEGTVLVYLAVGGSVMVSYLRARSEGLGIDCKVGIMTRPERVAALGAGMIISHWFPAVMLVVLGIIAALTTLTTAQRLIHTGRSLSAGD
- a CDS encoding glycosyltransferase family 4 protein: MEAHRKIALVSPYDHAFHGGVADHINSLAAQFREWGHTVKIVAPCKSPDAIDDDDFIPMGRAVPIPSGGSIARVSFSVWLKPQIKQMLEREAFDVVHFHEPFAGLISKDMLSLIDPAESTAVGTFHTYEGTHLYKIGAKHLAMPYFRMLQGRIAVSRPAYDFISRHFPGDYDIIPNGIQVDDFADAQPFDHLKNDGMLNLLFLGRLEKRKGLKYLLGAYSKLKWDWPNLRLLVVGGGKPDADSLRIISERNLKDVVFLGRVSDEDKFRYYKTADIYCAPATGRESFGIVLLEAMAAGAPIVASGIEGYSSVIKHGSEGLLVPPKDEGALANAIASLLQYPELRRKLSTAGTMNVQDYRWERVARRVMDCYDASREAWLESESRCAVGMRG
- the ftsY gene encoding signal recognition particle-docking protein FtsY, whose amino-acid sequence is MLKFFRRSTQETKTKTAQAVKRSRQTFFGQMTGLFRRGQIDDSLWDELEELLISADLGVATTFKVIERLRDQVRDRRISDPQDALVLLREELLYLVDFDDTDQALEVEEKPLVILMVGVNGVGKTTSIAKLTKLYQDEGKSVLIGAADTFRAAAIDQIQVWGTRLDVDVVAHQQGADPGAVAFDTLQAARARDVDVVIIDTAGRLHTKFNLMEELKKMQRVLSRQGADSQRVLLTIDATTGQNGLIQARAFTDAVDCEGVLLAKVDSSSKGGVVFAIGDELDLPVLFIGTGEQPDDLAPFDSESFVESLFADD
- a CDS encoding YihY/virulence factor BrkB family protein, with the protein product MNTEQPIERVVDRAQEPLSRNGSARRRETTRSVMRFAAIMAVNGTRNVGRRASAGTRDAVEGAMQALGAMGGETRAFVRDAVVGVVEGAGQVMTVTGPAMRDIVAGGISGSRENGAESAVADAGRDVVAGAIVGADSVGFNDAEAITAAVEGAVEGFAEAGSEVGAATRSTIRGVISGVAATDGDVVTATRDATSLLIARAAGADPDIPKIAQVASNSVDAVFIEACRNLDIGDEVVIAAATGGVDAAYRISRPCGEKVREAVIRTATNPNVDLPPRVQRRMPHIETLLASELTPTEGAWRIKAMMKSVPILYRAGGTDLAASLSFFTILAMFPLIALLIVGAALLINPEVIRVWIETTAIHYFPASSEIIEEVIQFALTNLLTGSVAFGIIAVIGIMVGANGMFRAAHRSVNRIFGIENQNVLESTFIEMAVATVLGLLFLLSIFLTAFFHTAINISLALSVTPWSITNLIAIILSVLSTLIPVLLNAFIFTVVYHHLPNATVSWRDATFGALVAIVIFEIGKHMFFWFTGVATQRNVVYGPIASFVVLLMWTYVGGMIFLYGATLTRVSGEMRPISFARNTRWR
- a CDS encoding formyl-CoA transferase (catalyzes the formation of oxalyl-CoA from oxalate and Formyl-CoA), yielding MNGEISGNEHTSSPLNGIRILDLTQVQAGPSCTQLLAWLGADVIKVEQPGVGDRTRRERATAPDIDSFYYLVFNANKRSLTLNLKSDEGCDIFKRLVGMSDVVVENYGPGRMEQFGLDYDTLRQANPRIVYATIKGFGTYGPFAHIKSFEHIAQAMGGAMSANGDTGGEPIFVAPGVGDSGTGLHCAIGILAALRQRDNSGESQRVEVSMQDAVVNLMRIRMLDTLADGNPLVRSGNRIWGAPSMIFPCHPEGPDDYIALVLSGDSWDTILAVAGRAELIGDERYTTDAARRKHAAEVEQIISGWTRTITKREAMDILVPLGVACGMVQDTREVLNDKHLQVREMVLQMQDAQRGEYTALGNPIKLASNNTAINPPPLLGEHSAELLNSLLGIEDTELAGLRDRGVV
- a CDS encoding HigA family addiction module antidote protein, yielding MCDIKFIHPGDHLEEFLEDLNITQSQFACVLGVTPYRVSQIMNRHAPITADIALRIAKAFSTDAEMWLNLQQMYDLEVARATVDVSNIEPLYEPLPDNWTPPLEPERPEHAEQCQELASTAATRT